Proteins from a genomic interval of Papaver somniferum cultivar HN1 chromosome 4, ASM357369v1, whole genome shotgun sequence:
- the LOC113272568 gene encoding uncharacterized protein LOC113272568: MEVNNGKGTKIWIHKWIIGLDIKVEPLHPSHLQYVFVSELIFTDTNSWNTSLLNMLFIPEIVEKIQNMQLSVHEEDCMKWLPARDGNFSVKTAYNKLMEVKVQQQIALNVVPTAVWKSLWKMKLPHRVKIFIWKSIKGIVPTRMRLAQAMHIIETHCEIGKHDEETLYHLPIKCPHAKAVWRTLNINTDQISVNCQSVRDWIISWFQDMQNTGAEDMQRWRELLMVGCWIIWKERCDCVFQDKTLNHIHTANRIQYQLINFNSSLHTSLSDSITSETRDAYHDRIAHNHMLNNLSESMDAFQVFKDAFFDGVSNECGTGVVLLNLAGECTGIKGTHAAGVVDAEMGEFMAIMEGL; the protein is encoded by the coding sequence ATGGAAGTTAACAATGGAAAAGGTACTAAAATCTGGATACATAAATGGATAATTGGTCTAGATATCAAAGTAGAACCTCTTCATCCCTCACATCTTCAGTATGTCTTTGTTAGTGAGTTGATCTTCACTGATACAAattcttggaatacttctcttctcaACATGTTATTCATACCAGAAATTGTGGAAAAAATTCAGAATATGCAACTATCAGTTCATGAAGAAGATTGTATGAAATGGTTACCTGCTAGAGATGGCAATTTCTCTGTCAAAACAGCTTACAATAAACTCATGGAAGTCAAAGTGCAACAACAAATAGCATTAAATGTAGTTCCTACTGCAGTCTGGAAATCTCTCTGGAAGATGAAATTACCACATCGTGTTAAAATTTTCATTTGGAAAAGTATAAAAGGAATAGTTCCTACAAGGATGAGACTAGCTCAAGCAATGCACATCATAGAGACACACTGTGAGATCGGTAAACATGATGAAGAAACATTATATCACCTTCCGATTAAGTGTCCTCATGCAAAGGCAGTTTGGAGAACACTTAATATCAATACTGATCAGATCTCAGTTAACTGTCAGTCAGTTAGAGATTGGATAATATCTTGGTTTCAAGATATGCAAAATACTGGCGCTGAAGATATGCAAAGATGGCGTGAACTACTAATGGTTGGTTGCTGGATcatttggaaagaaagatgtgacTGCGTCTTCCAGGATAAAACTCTAAACCATATTCATACAGCTAATAGGATTCAGTATCAACTTATTAATTTCAATAGTTCTCTACATACCAGCTTATCTGATTCTATAACTTCAGAGACTAGGGATGCATATCATGACAGGATAGCTCATAATCATATGCTTAACAATCTTTCTGAATCTATGGATGCTTTTCAAGTTTTTAAAGATGCTTTTTTTGATGGTGTTTCTAATGAATGTGGTACTGGTGTTGTATTGTTAAATTTAGCAGGAGAATGCACGGGCATTAAAGGAACCCATGCAGCTGGAGTAGTTGATGCTGAAATGGGAGAATTCATGGCAATTATGGAAGGTCTTTAA